In a genomic window of Roseiflexus castenholzii DSM 13941:
- a CDS encoding DNRLRE domain-containing protein, producing MTALLMGIMALVVAAVLRPSAGYAEQNGISAEHTVYLPLVTRSGCTAELPRINAPKFTGAIPFERTAIAWFGRVSPTQNYTDIRVGYNATELFVYLAIFDRHLWYDESPTPQTLTQWDAVTLLLDTSGGAAVSPSSWKFVAQLYGERSSQRRVVYRGSATGWQQTSVAFDALPGWRGNALNDNSDSDRGWAMGFTIPFSSLGIASAPPDGTSWRMAVIVHDRDTRAGPPIGDQAWPPQTPLETPACWGVLNFGVPVYQTSATPTGSLIVRRPTERSPLVPDADVGAAIANQCPGDENHIWNEWGNRNYGRAPDFNIQNQSDVSDWPCFAKYYVTFPLDGIPPGKVIVSAILTLHQFGNSGSAGQAKPSWIQVSVAAGDWNEQTITWNNAPIAYENVAISRVDPVTSSINWPGVPRTWDVSYAVARAYARGEPLRLVLYSADSDYHSGKYFVSSDTGDWNIEGRPRLDVRWGEAR from the coding sequence TTGACGGCTCTTCTAATGGGCATTATGGCTCTGGTTGTCGCCGCAGTACTGCGTCCGTCGGCAGGATATGCCGAACAAAACGGCATCAGCGCAGAACATACCGTGTATCTTCCCCTGGTGACCAGGTCCGGCTGTACGGCGGAACTGCCGCGCATCAACGCACCAAAGTTCACCGGTGCCATTCCGTTCGAGCGAACCGCAATCGCCTGGTTTGGCAGGGTCTCTCCAACGCAGAACTATACCGACATCCGGGTTGGGTACAACGCAACCGAACTGTTTGTGTACCTCGCCATCTTCGACCGCCACCTGTGGTACGACGAGAGTCCAACGCCGCAAACCCTGACTCAGTGGGATGCAGTGACGCTGCTGCTGGACACTTCCGGCGGCGCAGCCGTGTCGCCATCGTCGTGGAAGTTTGTCGCGCAGTTGTATGGCGAACGGAGTTCACAGCGACGGGTGGTCTACCGTGGAAGCGCCACCGGATGGCAACAGACCAGTGTGGCTTTTGATGCGCTTCCTGGCTGGCGCGGGAACGCACTGAATGACAACAGCGATAGTGATCGCGGGTGGGCAATGGGTTTTACCATTCCCTTCAGCAGCCTGGGGATCGCCTCCGCTCCGCCGGATGGAACCTCCTGGCGCATGGCGGTGATCGTTCACGACCGGGACACACGCGCCGGTCCGCCAATCGGCGATCAGGCGTGGCCGCCACAGACGCCGCTGGAGACGCCGGCCTGCTGGGGTGTTCTGAATTTCGGTGTGCCCGTCTATCAGACTAGTGCAACGCCGACCGGTTCGCTGATCGTCCGCCGCCCCACGGAGCGCAGTCCGCTCGTGCCGGATGCTGATGTCGGGGCTGCGATTGCCAACCAATGTCCTGGTGACGAGAATCATATCTGGAACGAATGGGGGAACCGCAACTATGGACGCGCACCTGACTTCAATATTCAGAATCAGTCCGATGTGTCCGACTGGCCCTGTTTTGCGAAGTACTATGTCACTTTCCCGCTCGATGGCATCCCGCCAGGCAAGGTGATCGTGTCTGCAATACTGACCCTGCACCAGTTTGGCAATTCCGGCAGCGCGGGCCAGGCAAAACCGTCGTGGATTCAGGTGTCGGTGGCAGCCGGTGACTGGAATGAACAGACCATCACCTGGAACAACGCCCCAATCGCCTATGAGAATGTTGCCATAAGTCGGGTAGATCCCGTCACCAGCTCGATTAACTGGCCCGGCGTCCCGCGCACCTGGGATGTGTCGTATGCCGTGGCACGGGCGTATGCGCGCGGTGAGCCGTTGCGCCTGGTACTGTACAGCGCCGACTCGGACTATCATAGTGGCAAGTATTTTGTCTCCTCCGACACGGGCGACTGGAATATCGAAGGTCGTCCGCGCCTTGACGTGCGCTGGGGTGAGGCGAGGTGA
- a CDS encoding outer membrane protein assembly factor BamB family protein → MRISRHPFPALLLFLLLALPILVATPLRVAGNVATVSPQATQRPQVTPSSLYLPLIMRPDPNVNEWSQHGHDAQRTGYTPQTVPYPWRWRWSWNGPNASGGIAKVTTGGTLPRNVQPVTGGGRVYIAAGVDGVFALSEATGQQLWRRSGIGDVRSTVAYDRDTDTVFAVSATGRLYQLRAQDGAVLAAFATGQSSTLPLPPAVLSDRVLFAMGTAVYAVDKRTMQLRWRYDAGATVAVPPAYSPSRNLVIVATEPDLFVHAINNVDGMRRWRVRPVHAGRRFEDPTEFRFGWPVIADGAGYALIKARLPWQTLWRDWPQTNSGMRQLLTQYPGDQALFALDLDDGSVPFIAHVGHGGYGDNDYLPMGPQPVVKRFPDGREVVYTIIRARHAHDARWDSHFGEMLLDSATVSGLQGGEVRFIAYDYPPGSAAPYLLTDEQPNVTVAGDYLFGAHWEAGFAARILDRSAARGSFGVPITTQRLATVVTSQDNAGACAFSATHYCAGGLENTRFYDFGFYLYYRQGAVYDRYWSEYAVWVVSNENIYFRTADGAIVALTSGAPQSGGGGVPAVAAAALPAPDAAPVAVIPHTAARVWEGRHVTVIGTLQYVFNNGKQVLLGFSNPHRGSFKALIRQAAWERFGGRPETRYRVGQAVRISGVITWYQGDPAIMVTTPEQIEVVEDRWVLGESAPSDQRGGSGAE, encoded by the coding sequence ATGCGCATCTCCAGACATCCCTTCCCGGCACTTCTCCTGTTCCTGCTTCTTGCTCTGCCGATTCTTGTTGCAACCCCGTTGCGCGTTGCCGGGAATGTCGCCACCGTTTCACCGCAGGCGACGCAACGTCCGCAGGTGACACCGTCATCGCTCTATCTGCCGCTGATCATGCGCCCTGACCCGAATGTGAACGAATGGAGCCAGCACGGGCACGACGCGCAGCGCACCGGCTATACGCCGCAGACCGTCCCCTACCCCTGGCGCTGGCGCTGGTCCTGGAACGGTCCCAATGCCTCCGGCGGCATCGCCAAGGTCACTACCGGCGGCACGCTGCCGCGCAACGTGCAGCCCGTCACCGGCGGCGGGCGGGTCTATATCGCTGCTGGCGTCGATGGCGTTTTCGCCCTCAGCGAAGCCACCGGGCAGCAGCTCTGGCGGCGCTCCGGCATCGGCGATGTGCGCTCGACCGTCGCCTACGACCGCGACACCGACACGGTCTTCGCCGTCTCCGCCACTGGTCGGCTCTACCAACTGCGCGCTCAGGACGGCGCCGTCCTCGCCGCGTTCGCCACCGGGCAGAGCAGCACGCTGCCGCTGCCTCCCGCCGTCCTGAGCGACCGCGTGCTCTTTGCGATGGGCACGGCGGTCTATGCGGTTGACAAGCGGACAATGCAGCTTCGCTGGCGCTACGACGCGGGTGCGACTGTTGCCGTGCCGCCCGCCTATTCTCCCTCGCGTAATCTGGTGATCGTCGCTACCGAGCCGGACCTCTTCGTCCACGCCATCAACAACGTCGACGGCATGCGGCGCTGGCGCGTGCGTCCGGTGCATGCCGGTCGCCGGTTCGAGGATCCGACCGAGTTCCGCTTCGGTTGGCCCGTCATTGCCGACGGCGCCGGGTATGCGCTCATCAAGGCGCGCCTGCCGTGGCAGACGCTGTGGCGCGACTGGCCGCAGACCAACAGCGGGATGCGTCAGTTGCTCACCCAGTACCCCGGCGACCAGGCGCTGTTCGCGCTCGACCTCGATGACGGGAGCGTGCCGTTCATCGCGCATGTGGGGCACGGCGGCTACGGTGACAACGACTATCTGCCGATGGGACCGCAACCGGTGGTTAAGCGCTTCCCGGATGGTCGGGAAGTGGTCTACACCATCATCCGCGCCCGACATGCGCACGATGCGCGCTGGGACTCGCACTTCGGCGAGATGTTGCTCGACAGCGCGACGGTGAGCGGGTTGCAGGGGGGCGAGGTGCGCTTCATTGCCTACGACTATCCGCCGGGAAGTGCGGCGCCGTATCTGCTGACCGACGAGCAGCCGAATGTAACGGTGGCGGGGGACTATCTGTTCGGCGCGCACTGGGAGGCGGGGTTCGCGGCGCGCATCCTCGACCGCTCGGCGGCGCGCGGCAGTTTCGGCGTCCCGATAACGACGCAGCGCCTGGCGACGGTTGTGACCTCGCAGGATAACGCGGGGGCGTGCGCCTTCAGCGCGACGCACTATTGCGCTGGGGGGCTGGAGAACACGCGCTTCTACGACTTCGGGTTCTACCTGTACTATCGGCAGGGGGCGGTGTACGACCGCTACTGGAGCGAATACGCAGTGTGGGTGGTGAGCAACGAGAACATCTACTTCCGCACCGCGGACGGGGCAATTGTGGCGTTGACGAGCGGCGCTCCGCAGTCGGGAGGCGGGGGCGTTCCGGCAGTGGCAGCAGCGGCACTGCCCGCGCCGGATGCGGCGCCAGTGGCGGTGATTCCGCACACTGCGGCGCGGGTGTGGGAGGGGCGGCATGTCACGGTGATCGGGACATTACAGTACGTCTTCAACAACGGGAAACAGGTACTGCTGGGTTTCAGCAACCCACACCGGGGGAGTTTCAAGGCGCTGATTCGGCAGGCAGCGTGGGAGCGCTTCGGCGGACGGCCGGAGACGCGGTACCGGGTGGGGCAGGCGGTGCGGATCAGCGGGGTGATAACGTGGTATCAGGGGGACCCGGCGATCATGGTGACGACGCCGGAGCAGATTGAGGTGGTAGAGGATCGCTGGGTGCTCGGGGAATCCGCGCCCTCTGACCAACGGGGAGGCAGCGGAGCAGAGTGA
- a CDS encoding alpha-N-arabinofuranosidase: MTTRPPARISIDEERVIGRISPLLFGGFIEHMGRCVYQGVFDPGSPLADDQGFRTDVLAALRELNLRIIRYPGGNFLSGYHWRDGVGPVAQRPRRRELAWQSIETNRFGTHEFIALCRMLGAEPMLGVNLGTGTIEEAGAYVEYCNAPTGTIEADRRVANGAPEPFGVRYWCLGNEMDGPWQIGHMDAHAYAVKAREAAKLMKWHDPSIRLTLCGSSSSGMPTYPEWDRIALEVCWEYVDYLSLHFYAGNRDDDTDSYLALARQFEEHLDALAGTLRYVKAKMRSRHSVYLSWDEWNVWYKDQTTQGGWREAPHLIEEVYNLEDALVVAQWLNVFLRRCDVLKIACLAQLVNVIAPILTRSDGLIRQSIFYPFALFSRYATGDSLDLLVRSPLYATRAFGDQPLIDAAASYDAEHGKGAIFVVHRGQHAPLTVNLEWQGRSPRQITEIYQVAGDDPKAVNSFERPDVIGVRALPGAPITDRRFSLNLPPLSLTVALVEWPT, encoded by the coding sequence ATGACTACCAGACCACCTGCACGCATCTCCATCGATGAAGAGCGCGTCATTGGTCGCATTTCGCCGCTCCTGTTCGGCGGATTCATCGAACATATGGGGCGCTGCGTCTATCAGGGCGTGTTCGATCCCGGATCGCCGCTGGCTGATGACCAGGGGTTCCGCACTGATGTGCTGGCAGCGCTGCGCGAACTGAACCTGCGGATCATTCGCTACCCTGGCGGCAATTTTCTGTCTGGCTATCACTGGCGTGATGGTGTGGGACCGGTCGCACAGCGTCCGCGTCGCCGCGAACTGGCGTGGCAGTCGATTGAAACGAACCGCTTCGGCACACACGAGTTCATTGCGTTGTGTCGTATGCTTGGCGCTGAACCAATGCTCGGCGTCAACCTGGGGACCGGTACGATCGAAGAGGCTGGCGCATATGTCGAGTACTGCAACGCTCCAACCGGCACAATCGAAGCCGATCGGCGAGTTGCGAACGGCGCACCGGAGCCGTTTGGCGTGCGCTACTGGTGTCTTGGCAATGAGATGGACGGACCCTGGCAGATCGGTCATATGGACGCGCACGCTTACGCTGTCAAAGCCCGCGAAGCCGCAAAACTGATGAAGTGGCACGATCCGTCGATCCGCCTGACGCTCTGCGGTTCATCGAGCAGCGGTATGCCGACCTATCCCGAATGGGACCGAATTGCGCTCGAAGTGTGCTGGGAGTATGTCGATTATCTGTCGCTCCACTTCTACGCGGGCAACCGCGATGACGATACTGACAGTTATCTGGCGCTGGCGCGCCAGTTCGAGGAGCATCTCGACGCTCTCGCCGGGACATTGCGCTATGTGAAGGCAAAGATGCGATCACGTCATAGTGTCTATCTGAGCTGGGATGAGTGGAATGTGTGGTACAAAGACCAGACAACGCAAGGGGGATGGCGCGAAGCGCCACACCTGATCGAGGAGGTGTACAACCTGGAAGACGCACTGGTCGTAGCGCAGTGGCTGAATGTGTTCCTGCGCCGCTGCGATGTGCTGAAGATCGCCTGCCTGGCGCAACTGGTCAATGTTATCGCGCCCATTCTGACCCGTTCTGATGGGTTGATCCGTCAGTCGATCTTCTATCCGTTCGCGCTTTTCAGCCGGTATGCAACCGGCGACTCGCTCGACCTGCTCGTCCGGTCGCCGCTATATGCCACTCGCGCCTTCGGCGATCAGCCCCTGATCGACGCAGCAGCCAGCTACGATGCTGAACATGGCAAGGGCGCCATTTTTGTGGTTCATCGCGGACAACATGCGCCGCTAACGGTGAATCTGGAGTGGCAGGGGCGTTCGCCACGCCAGATCACGGAGATCTATCAGGTTGCCGGTGATGATCCAAAAGCCGTCAATTCCTTCGAGCGACCCGATGTTATTGGCGTGCGCGCCCTGCCCGGCGCTCCGATCACCGACAGGCGGTTCAGCCTGAATCTCCCTCCACTCTCATTGACGGTAGCGCTGGTCGAATGGCCGACCTGA
- a CDS encoding haloacid dehalogenase type II — MMPRVIVFDVNETLLDMRALDPLFTRIFGVVSARQAWFNQALQSAFVTTITGEYVNFTRIWATALEMTAARYGTPLSADDCAAVLDGMRALTPHADVPAALERLRAAGLRLAALTNSTEEVAIAQLTNAGIAHFFENIFSADIVRRLKPAPEPYEYAATRLHVPIGRIRMVAAHAWDIAGALHAGCAAAFVARPGMVLDPLVPRPDVIGTDMAEVVDHILAIDCSG, encoded by the coding sequence ATGATGCCGCGAGTGATCGTGTTCGATGTGAACGAGACGTTGCTGGACATGCGCGCGCTCGATCCGCTTTTCACGCGGATTTTCGGGGTAGTGAGCGCGCGCCAGGCATGGTTCAACCAGGCGCTTCAGTCGGCGTTTGTGACCACCATTACCGGCGAATATGTGAACTTCACGAGAATCTGGGCAACGGCGCTGGAGATGACTGCTGCGCGCTATGGAACGCCGCTTTCGGCGGACGATTGCGCCGCCGTTCTCGATGGAATGCGTGCCTTGACGCCCCATGCCGATGTTCCCGCCGCCCTTGAACGCCTGCGCGCCGCCGGTTTGCGACTGGCGGCGTTGACGAACTCCACTGAGGAAGTGGCGATAGCACAGTTGACGAATGCCGGCATCGCACATTTTTTCGAGAATATTTTCTCTGCCGACATCGTGCGGCGTCTGAAGCCGGCGCCGGAACCCTATGAATACGCTGCAACCCGCCTCCACGTTCCGATTGGACGCATCCGCATGGTTGCTGCGCATGCCTGGGACATTGCCGGAGCATTGCATGCCGGTTGCGCTGCTGCCTTCGTTGCACGCCCAGGCATGGTGCTCGATCCACTCGTGCCACGCCCCGATGTGATTGGCACCGACATGGCGGAAGTGGTCGATCACATCCTTGCGATTGATTGTTCGGGATGA
- a CDS encoding ribonuclease toxin HepT-like protein: MGAAWGDRPAVLSGNSVEGLREFLAFRYVVKNLYGRELDAETDRTPEHLLPGGLRPEHR; encoded by the coding sequence ATGGGAGCAGCCTGGGGCGACCGTCCTGCCGTGCTTTCTGGCAACAGTGTTGAAGGTCTGCGTGAATTTCTGGCATTTCGCTACGTTGTGAAGAATCTCTACGGTCGCGAACTCGACGCAGAAACGGATCGAACGCCTGAACACCTGTTACCCGGTGGTCTGCGACCTGAGCATCGCTGA